GGGCAGACCAGGAAGGCGGTGCCGAGCGCGGCGGCGTCCGCCCCGGCGGCCAGCACCGCGGCGATCTGCCGACCGCGCATCAGGCCGCCCGCGGCCACCAGCGGCAGCCGGACCGCCTCGCGCACCAGCGGCACGAGCGTGAGCAGGCCCACCCCGGCGCAGTCCAGCTGCGGGTCGTCGCGGTGGCTGCCCTGGTGGCCGCCGGCCTCCACGCCCTGCACGCACACCGCGTCGGCGCCGGCCTCCTCGGCGGCCACCGCCTCCGCGACGGTGGTGGCCGTCACCATCGTGTAGGTGCCGGCCCGCGCGAACGCCCGCAGGACGGACGGCTCGGGGCAGCCGAAGGTGAAGCTGACCATGGGCACCGGGTCCTCCAGCAGCACCGCCACCTTGGCCTCGTAGGCGTCGTCGCCGCCGGCCTCCGGGTCGCCGAGGTCCGCCGCGTACCAGGCGGTCTCCCCGTGGAGCTGCTCGGCGTACACCGCGACGGCCGAGGGGTCGCAGGTGGCCGGCTGCGGCATGAACAGGTTCACCCCGAAGGGCCGCGCCGTGGCGTCGCGCACCTGCCGGATCTCCTCGTACATGGCCTCGGACGTCTTGTAGCCGGCCGCCAGGAACCCCAGGCCGCCGGCGGCCGAGACCGCCGCGGCCAGCCTCGGGTTGGACCCGCCGCCGGCCATCGGCGCCTGGACGATCGGGTACGCCGAGAACGCCGACAACGCCGAGTACGCGGAGAGATCGGAGGACACGTTCATGCGTTCATCGTGTCACGCGTCGATCGCCGGCCCCTCGCCTCCGGGCCCGGACGGTCCCGGAGGCGAGGCGGGGGCGGGCGGCATCGGGTCAGCGCCCGTTGAACGCGTCCTTCAGGCGGGAGAACAGCCCCTGCTGGCCGGGGGCGAACTGGCCGGTCGGCCGCTCCTCGCCGCGCAGCTGGGCCAGCCGCCGCAGCAGGTCCTCCTGCTCGGCGTCGAGCTTGTTGGGCGTGACCACCTCGACGTGCACGATGAGGTCGCCGCGGCCCCCGCCGCGCAGGTGGGTGATGCCGCGCTGGTGCAGCGGTACCGACTGGCCGGACTGGGTGCCGGGCCGGATGTCGATCTCCTCCAGCCCGTCGAGCGTCTCCAGCGGGCACTTGGTGCCGAGCGCCGCCGCGGTCATCGGGATGGTGACCGTGCAGTGCAGGTCGTCGCCGCGCCGCTGGAAGACCTGGTGCGGCAGCTCCCGGATCTCGACGTACAGGTCGCCGGCCGGGCCGCCGCCGGGGCCGACCTCGCCCTCGCCGGCCAGCTGGATGCGGGTGCCGTTGTCGACGCCGGCGGGGATCTTGACCGTGAGGGTGCGGCGGGAGCGGACCCGGCCGTCCCCGGCGCACTCCGGGCACGGGGTGGGCACCACGGTGCCGAAGCCCTGGCACTGCGGGCACGGCCGCGAGGTCATGACCTGGCCGAGGAAGGAGCGGGTCACCTGGGAGACCTCGCCCCGGCCGCGGCACATGTCGCAGGTCTGCGCGGAGGTGCCGGGGGCGGCCCCCTCGCCGTTGCAGGTGCCGCAGGTCACCGCGGTGTCGACCTGGATGT
This portion of the Actinacidiphila yeochonensis CN732 genome encodes:
- the dnaJ gene encoding molecular chaperone DnaJ, which translates into the protein MATDYYAVLGVRRDAGPDEIKKAFRRLARELHPDVNPDPKTQERFKEINAAYEVLSDPQKKKVYDLGGDPLSANGGAGAGFGGAGFGNFSDIMDAFFGQSSQRGPRSRTRRGQDAMIRLEVELNEAAFGTTKDIQVDTAVTCGTCNGEGAAPGTSAQTCDMCRGRGEVSQVTRSFLGQVMTSRPCPQCQGFGTVVPTPCPECAGDGRVRSRRTLTVKIPAGVDNGTRIQLAGEGEVGPGGGPAGDLYVEIRELPHQVFQRRGDDLHCTVTIPMTAAALGTKCPLETLDGLEEIDIRPGTQSGQSVPLHQRGITHLRGGGRGDLIVHVEVVTPNKLDAEQEDLLRRLAQLRGEERPTGQFAPGQQGLFSRLKDAFNGR
- a CDS encoding nitronate monooxygenase; translated protein: MNVSSDLSAYSALSAFSAYPIVQAPMAGGGSNPRLAAAVSAAGGLGFLAAGYKTSEAMYEEIRQVRDATARPFGVNLFMPQPATCDPSAVAVYAEQLHGETAWYAADLGDPEAGGDDAYEAKVAVLLEDPVPMVSFTFGCPEPSVLRAFARAGTYTMVTATTVAEAVAAEEAGADAVCVQGVEAGGHQGSHRDDPQLDCAGVGLLTLVPLVREAVRLPLVAAGGLMRGRQIAAVLAAGADAAALGTAFLVCPESGAHTLHKRALTDPVYARTEITRAFTGRPARGLLNRFVREHGRYAPPGYPQIHHLTQPVRRAAAAAGDPQAMALWAGQGHRLARELSAGALVETLAAELHEAQEAFA